The segment TGAGAATGGCATGACAGAGAGAACACTTGATGACAGGTTATTTGTAATAATCagaataaatattgataaatgttttaagtttttttttctctttataaatttattaaataaataaataaaaaattcttaagtcaaggttttaattgaagtttaaatatttatttaaaaatcgattaataaataaataaaaatattttttttatttattcgcaaaacggaaaaaaaattaaaaattaaaaaaaattataaattaataataatttaattttaaataaatttatttaaagaataatttaaaaaaataaatatttaaaaatatttttttaaattcgcaaaagaaaaaaaaataattataaatttattaaaattaaattaaaattttaataaattaattaaaagaattaaaaattcttaagaattttacttaattaaattttttaattaaatattaaatatttatttaaaaaaataattaataaataattcaaaaaatattttaaaaaaatattcgcacctttttttaaaaaaaaacgtacgtcaacaaaaaactaataataataaaaaaaataaaaaatttcgaaaaaatccaGCTAGTTCTCACACGTAAAACCCAAGTGAAATAGAACATGTTATGCAAATGTAATGCTAAAAGAcgtaatcaataaatttaatctcaatttattttacgaccgatttttttatttgcattttgatATTCGCTAAACGATcgtttttggatatttttttgctgccaaaaaaataaataaaaaaaatttaacgttaatttttgaaaattttagtttacatAATTTAGTGTGACAACAAGGGGCAGTTCCCTAtgatttattagaaaaaaattatttataaaaatttcactggattatctatttttatttttttgcaaaaaaaaaatattaaaaaaaaattgcgaatttTTGGTGCGGGTCAGGTCATGATCACAAAACACTCCCCTGTCATTAGAATTGATATCAAGCGGTGCTTGCTTAGTTAACGATAATGAGATGTTAATGTATGTGTGACTCGAGTTGAATGGATTTGACTtttatgtataattttttttttgcttcttcttctccaaaaaaaaaatataaataataataataaataaagaaaaaaaaaaatggaaaaaaaattaaaaacataaaaaataaaagaaaaatttgcatattgtCAGATGAGAGGAGCCATCTCCAGTCTCCATGCTACTTTACTTGACACAAGCGAGACGAtatagaactttttttttttttgtttttcgactGTCGTCAATCGATAAAAACTTGACTTTTTTCGTGCGAGTTGAATGTGAACGAGTTGAGTTGATGAGAAGAGCCTTGAATGGTTTTGCGCGACGATAACAAGAACATCTGTTAGAACATCACACGAGACACTCGATTCTTTTGTGATAAGCGACATTTGCCGAAACCAGCTCGTCTCTGCCTCGATGCTGCACGCATTAACAATAAATCATTCTTCGTTTCATggtcattcaatttttttttttgtttcagcgGACGGCTTAAGCGAGgaggaaaaatatgaaattctgCGGGAACACAATATGCTGCGACAACAAGTGGCAATGGGACAAGTTTCGGGACAGCCGGGCGCCTCAAACATGCAAGAGATGGAATGGGACGAAAATCTTGCACGCAGAGCTCAACAATGGGCTAGTCAGTGCATTTATGAACACGACCCCAATCGATTCGATGGTAAGTTCTGCTGCATTATTTTTgcggattaattttttaaattgggaTATATTGGTTCGTTagctttttattgtttgcgTTAATAAACAGCCAATCGTGCGTTTtgtgcacacacaaaaaattcaaagttatgaaaatgttttcaCACGAACGGCATACGTGTAGCGGcgataaatgaaaaacaaataaataaattaattatgtaaatcaaattttatttggtgACTGaatacaacaaacaaacaaataaacgtTCCGTTGAAATTTGTAGGGTGAAacgatgatttaaaaaaaaaaataaaaattctattctattgattttaaattaaaataattatttaccaaatttttatactttatactaattaataaaaaaaatattttaaaaatctaaagaatttttcaataaataaaaaattttcaagaaagttaaattttattaaaaatattaaaaatttaatgaactttaatttatgttttttaatgtaaaaaaaatcagaattgaatttttattttaaaaattcaaagaattttttaataaatgaaaacttgtcaaaagagtcaaaatttataaaaaaatttaaaaataatggatatttaattaaatttaataaattcgtaattaatttattcttaagaaatttaattttaataaaaaaattaatttatatttttatttaaattatttaaattaatttttttccaattagataaataaaaaatttataaataaaaaaaataaatatttttattcaacccaatttaacaaaaaaacaaattttattctgaatgattttaataaaaatctaaattaatatttaaattagatttttaattaaaattaaatttatttataataaattaattatgaattttttaaatttaaaaaaatctttaatattataaaataaaatttttaatattttttaaaaatctcgaCTTTCTTaacaagtatttatttattaaaaattattttaaattaaaaaaaaaattaaaataaagaaaataattaaaaacagcagttttcaacaatttatttaaatttttctacaattaaaaaaaaataaattaaagttcattaattaaataaactaaaaaaatatttttttttaatttataaaaaaataataatattaattaaattaaaaacgaaattaattaaattcaaaattattataaatatgaattaataatttttaaacaaataattttaaaaaaaataatttaattttgttttcttatttattaagaaaattaatttttattttcattatttattatttcattatttattatttttcattatttattttcacccttttttgataaaattaagaaaaaaaatatagaaaataaaaatcggcttgaaatattataacaaattttatttcataattaattaaaactaaattcttCTCGAATTATCAAATCTGTCAcgaacctttaaaaaaaatttttttttcaaaccacagGAAGTTCAAATTTCTGCCTCAggctaaaaaatacaaaatcatGTCAGCCCGGAATTCGCGATTGTATTTAAAttgcaatattattttatttctaaataaattcgaaGGTTGAcgcaaaaactcaaaattatcaTAGAAAGTTACTCATCACCCTTGGTAACTTTTCTTCcctgattgaaaaaataattgatttctcATCGATATCACGTGATTTATTTGCTTTAGTCGCTCTTTACATGTgtaataatgaataatgaaTCAATAACAAGTtaacaacattaaaattttttttttcatggtcaatatcatatttattataaaataaaaatgtaaatcctAGTAACTTGTGGGCAGGCACGTGCCTGAcatttgaatgaattgaattgaatttgctCGATTGATTCATTCAGttcctgaaattaaaattgaaaaaaaaaattaaaaaaatcgagaaagctcgaagcaaataaattatgatggtaattaagacaaaaaatttaaacgagaCCCCCTCGCAGTTAATTTATGGCAATTAGACATaaacatatatttaatttttgaaaaaaaaaaaattttttaaatgatcaaGCGCACGCACAGCATGAAAagcgatttaaaataattctttttattttattttttcgcaaatcGTCGAAAATTATGTATGATTTACGttaattgtttgttgtttaagTCACCTTAAAacaaggttttttttataatttttttaaaatattttttttttaattccagaTCGTTTCTCAATTGGACAAAATCTGGCGATTATCTGGAGTAGTGCTCCTTTGCAAGAGGGCGATTTTCCGGGACGCGTCAGAAAATGGTTCAACGAAGTGAACATCTATACCTGGGGTCAAGGATGGACTGTTCGTACCGGGCATTATTCACAGGTGagttgtcacttttttttttatctctttttcaacgaaaaaaagctttgaataGATTTTTTCCTTCCTTCTTTTGTATGACTTTCTTTATCGCTTAAATGCGACATAaaccgtttatttttttgtgggtcagaaaaaaattaatgtttttgtcgagatttttttgtccTGAAAGATTTAAGGTAAAAAGaatgttttcttttaatctttggacaaaagaaaagaatctcccggattttctgaaaaaaaaaataaaatcataaacaaaattttatttaccatTCATGgagttttctccttttttcttattttttctcttaaatgctttttttctgattatttAATGGCTTGCTTCGGTAAATAAAtagaagacaagaaaaaaataaatgagagcaaaaaaaaaagtgaatagaGCAAAATAAGTggaaaactaattaaatagaGATTTTGTGAACGTGGacataaacaattttctttctattCGCTTTCTATTGAATGAACgattaaatgacttttttctttcgtttatcTTTTACAGATGATTTGGGCCGGAACAAACCTAGTTGGTTGTGGCTTCTCATACTATCGTGCCCAGGGACGTTACAACAAGTTGTACGTTTGCAATTATGGACCagcgtaagtatttttttatatatttattttttttaatttaaaaataattttatattaaaatttgaagttttcttaaatttaatttaaaagtttcaaaaaaatctaaaaatattttttttatttaaaattatttatttttatttttattatttaaaaattattagagtttttttaagtcattaaattatttgaattttgatgaaaattttcaaaatgaaaattttaaaaataattttttattaataataattttttcaactttttttttaatatttttaattaattaaatttttaattaatatttatttatttttttaaataaataataatttattttaatttataaaaaaaaattattttaaattatattaattttttccaaaattattaaatattaattaaatgaattaaaaaaataaatttaattcaaaaaagaaaaattcatataaattaattaaattaaatatattaaaatattttttttttatttttaaattattttgttaattttatttaaatttctttattgaattaaatgatttttttaaaaaaattatttaatttttttttaaattttgtaaatttaaataaaaaagttgaataatcaaaaataactataaataattttaaaactatttaaaattttaaaatttaatttacaaaaataaaaaatttaaaaaaaaaataaattttaaataattaattaaaagcttcataattaaaaaaaaaataaatttttcccaatttaaaaaaatgtttaattttataatatcaaaatttcagtaaaatttttataaaatacaatttttaacattttttttctttcttccgcACAGTGGCAACGTCGCAGGTCGCCTTCCGTACCAGCCAGGATATCCAAAATGCACGGGCTACGGCATGCACACCTCGAAGGACTACCCGGGACTGTGTCGCATCGATGACTACGAGAACACAATTGACGGCAAGCCCTACGTGTACAGCCCCTATGACTCACGTTATTCGCGGCCGGGTTCAAGTTCGGTTAGTAACACTCATAAtcagtataataataataaattcaatcaGCTGAGAACACCATCATCAAGACCAAGTACATCTTCTCCATACAGGCAAAATATAGGTTACCAGTCTGGAGATGGTCGTCTTCCGATTAATAGCCgccagcagcagcaacagcatcCGCAGGAGCAGCACGGAACACGGATTTACAGCACCTCTTATAGCGCGACAGCCGATGAGCGGCAATCCATTGTACCGAAACCTGCGCAAGCAGCACTCACCAATCTAAATAAGGCATTGGCTGGCTATCGATGGGATCTACTATTCAAGGACCTGCTTAAGGACTATGTGTAGGATGGAGGAAGAAAAATTGTCCATTCACATCTGATATGATAttccgaattatttttttaggtgacACACTCGATGCTctctaaaaagacaaaaaaaaaaataattttttcagtattgTAAATTAGTTGTagtagacaattttttttcttctacatcAGACACACGCACGCATACCAACAAAGTAgttgattgtttgttttttattattattatattttttatattattagcatatctacaataatattttgttgaacTAGTATTTAAACTGACATAGCGCTTATAGAGAAACAgagaaatacgatttttaatgatataacTGAACTACACCCTGGAGGTGATCAACGCTGTATCAATGCCtggaaaaaagaaaagaaaaggttttttccaattaaaaaaaaataattaaattaattaaaataatcccgACTAATGTTAGAGTAGCAAgtaaatagatattttttatatatagtTTTTACCTCTCTCTGTCTCGTTAGTTAGTTAAGAAGTTTaagtccataaaaaaatttcgacctttctattaaaaattatattttttttttctaaagtaaaattcaattaattaaataaataataatttcgaaaatgacaatgaattatttaaaaaattttttatctaattaaaaatatttttataaatttttttaaaatctttaatttaattaattaattttttaaaaatattttatttaaaaattaattatgaatttattgaaaaaaaaattctaaataattttttaaaaatttttataaatttttgaatgaatttctaaatttttttaattattaattcatttaaataattaaaaaatatttttaaattaatttcttaattaaaaaaaaaattaaataatttaaatttttaatttttcaattaaaaaaaaataattttgtttaaaaattatttataaattcatttaaataaataaacaacttgaatgaatttttaaattaatttctaaatttttcaaaaaaatatttaatttaaataattaaaaaactaattttatttaagagttttattttaaaattattcaaatttttattttctaaaaaaatatatttttttaatttaaaaaaaaaaaataaattcaaaaaattcctgtCAAAATTACTTTATGGACTTactcagtaaaaaaaaaatcgaaaaaattttcaccacCAAATAAGagacaattttcttttctttttttctcatttcatcacgaaaaaaaaatcttctctttttaaaaaaataaataatatttaattttagtagtaaataaaatatatcgaacccaaattttatattaattttaaaaaaagatattagCAATTAATGAAGATTAGCTTTAAATGTATTAATGGATCTTGTGTAAACGAAAAAGTCATATATTAGTGAGTGATTCGCAAAAGATTCAATCACTTTGCAAAtgtgaggaaaaataaaaaaaatgtatgaaagaaaaatattaaacagaaattaaatttgagtgTTTTCTTCCGATTCGCGCGAATTTTTCTCACGAGTTTTGCAATTTCCGCTTCATTTTACGCATTTTGTTGATTGGTTATATAAGTTTTGCGAAATCTTCCCCCATTTTTTGCCATTAACCAACCAATTTCTTCGAATTCAATCAGGAAATGAACCAGACACGAAGAACTTTTATTGTGGAAGTTGATGAccttatgtcaaaaaattagtttttttcccattctaatttttttttctagaaatccattcacattttttttttcgatggcttcttgaataaattttgatgactCAATAATGGTTCTgatcgtaaaattaatttattttgtgacagataaaagttgaaattcttGTAAAGATTTAATGATATGCAGGAGATTTGCATCAATCATTTTCGTTGTGTCGAATTGGAgtttaaacgaaatttcagTGGCGATTGATTAATCagggaaataattttgacagttcaagGGAAAAAAGAGATATTTGCGGTAATTCGCGTGTGGTTTGGTAGATTGGACAACAGGTGACAgcatgttgattttttttgttctcgaaAGTTTTTTAGTGTGggagtttattgaaaaaattattttatttgactttaatttaatttattcgtttTATTTCTAGAAAgtgcgaaaattttattttattttattttattttattttattttattttattttattttattttattttattttattttattttattttattttattttattttattttattttattttattttataattttttaataatattttattttattttattttattcatttttatttttttatttattttattttattatttttttttatcttaaaaattgtaaaattatttaagcaagttaaaaaattattttttttttaatttttacgaatttcatTCCGATtatcaagt is part of the Culicoides brevitarsis isolate CSIRO-B50_1 chromosome 3, AGI_CSIRO_Cbre_v1, whole genome shotgun sequence genome and harbors:
- the LOC134833296 gene encoding venom allergen 5-like isoform X2; this translates as MSKTTHKKLLFGLVLIGTCIVSIAGCRNGQLISDGLSEEEKYEILREHNMLRQQVAMGQVSGQPGASNMQEMEWDENLARRAQQWASQCIYEHDPNRFDDRFSIGQNLAIIWSSAPLQEGDFPGRVRKWFNEVNIYTWGQGWTVRTGHYSQMIWAGTNLVGCGFSYYRAQGRYNKLYVCNYGPAGNVAGRLPYQPGYPKCTGYGMHTSKDYPGLCRIDDYENTIDGKPYVYSPYDSRYSRPGSSSAKYRLPVWRWSSSD
- the LOC134833296 gene encoding scoloptoxin SSD43-like isoform X1 — its product is MSKTTHKKLLFGLVLIGTCIVSIAGCRNGQLISDGLSEEEKYEILREHNMLRQQVAMGQVSGQPGASNMQEMEWDENLARRAQQWASQCIYEHDPNRFDDRFSIGQNLAIIWSSAPLQEGDFPGRVRKWFNEVNIYTWGQGWTVRTGHYSQMIWAGTNLVGCGFSYYRAQGRYNKLYVCNYGPAGNVAGRLPYQPGYPKCTGYGMHTSKDYPGLCRIDDYENTIDGKPYVYSPYDSRYSRPGSSSVSNTHNQYNNNKFNQLRTPSSRPSTSSPYRQNIGYQSGDGRLPINSRQQQQQHPQEQHGTRIYSTSYSATADERQSIVPKPAQAALTNLNKALAGYRWDLLFKDLLKDYV